In Luteitalea sp. TBR-22, one genomic interval encodes:
- a CDS encoding ECF-type sigma factor: MHSAEDESGPTSLAADVYEDLRRLARARLSRERAGHTLQATALVHEAWIRLADHRRVAWQNRSHFLAIAAQCMRRLLVDHARARGRDKRGGDWERVTLEDVGGHPDGLDPADVMALDEALEQLGRLDPRQAQVVELRFFGGLSVPEVAEVLGLSRRTIEDDWTHARAWLRRALASRS, translated from the coding sequence ATGCATTCGGCAGAAGACGAGTCCGGACCGACGTCACTGGCCGCCGATGTATACGAGGACCTGAGGCGCCTGGCACGGGCCCGCCTCTCTCGCGAGCGCGCGGGCCATACCCTTCAGGCCACGGCCCTGGTGCACGAGGCCTGGATTCGACTGGCCGACCACAGGCGTGTCGCCTGGCAGAACCGATCCCATTTCCTGGCGATCGCCGCGCAGTGCATGCGTCGGCTGCTTGTGGACCACGCGCGGGCCCGCGGTCGGGACAAGCGTGGCGGTGACTGGGAACGGGTGACGCTGGAGGACGTGGGTGGCCATCCCGACGGCCTCGACCCGGCCGACGTGATGGCCCTGGACGAGGCGCTCGAGCAGCTGGGACGCCTCGACCCGCGACAGGCGCAGGTGGTCGAACTGCGCTTCTTCGGGGGCCTGAGCGTGCCGGAGGTGGCCGAGGTGCTCGGCCTGTCGCGACGAACGATCGAGGACGACTGGACCCACGCGCGGGCCTGGCTGCGCCGCGCCCTCGCGAGCCGATCATGA
- a CDS encoding serine/threonine-protein kinase — protein sequence MNAARHARAKSIFLEASRCAPEERPALLARLCGDDTGLRAEVEGLLGFHDDRTDGGWDASSPAPPPIVVRHHEVATGELSPGDLFAGRYRIDACIGRGGMGAVYKVFDTLLALPVALKVVHTHADRDGNRLLQEVRLARAITHPAVCRTYDAGEVEGRRYFTMEYVDGEDLATLLRRVGRLPPSRVATLARQLCAGLAAAHARGVLHRDLKPANVMLDRRGDIRITDFGIAVAMGPSTPGRQMAGTPAYMAPEVLAGGPASQASDVHALGIVLYELLTGAHPASAAAHPGAPIPRPSQLVSDVPAGLDEVIMAALAPVSARPASALALAAALPGGDVLALARDAGLTPPPQVVAGAGGLGALAGGEARRWLAVWAIGLVIVMGAPGRRALDRLPMEDPPAVLAAQAEARLRTVAAFARPARWTHRFQPAGASGLEWMAPAGDPAEGAWVVYREGPASAASGGSHAGRRDDLSVDTPMPVTPGSAAVAVNARGHLRRLRIVPLRTPAADASAAVSSPWAALWAWSGIDPASVVTETATGTEPQPFADRVWAWTGRLTTGAQVRIEAATLGGTLTMFRVLPPGSSVVTDGVSGADAGTVVPIVLALALTAGGLALAWRNVRSGRGDGVGATRLGGFTFVVLSGTALLDADWRVLGTDPQLPWTVAGMAMVGAALTGIFYLASEPTVRRHWPESLVAWTRLMAGRVRDPRVGREVLVGATMAVALAALGGLLPAAAVPPSPQDLDAAGALMGSRHLVAAWLDLLPRSVLGGMIHAVLFALAVRGLGRRDLAVVASGGLFVLLGALSGSTGAALVIEALLSGVRLVLLTRVGLLALVGHLYSLQVVTSLPLALRVDWRLEYSLTTALMLTALVITAARVAIGRSGFAAERTATAPSPRA from the coding sequence ATGAACGCTGCGCGCCACGCCCGCGCCAAGTCGATCTTCCTCGAGGCCAGTCGCTGCGCGCCCGAAGAGCGCCCAGCCCTGCTGGCGCGCCTGTGCGGCGACGACACCGGACTGCGCGCGGAGGTCGAAGGCCTGCTGGGCTTCCACGACGACCGTACGGACGGAGGGTGGGACGCCTCGTCGCCGGCTCCGCCGCCCATCGTCGTGCGGCACCACGAGGTCGCGACGGGCGAGCTCTCGCCGGGCGATCTGTTCGCGGGCCGCTACCGCATCGATGCCTGCATCGGGCGCGGTGGGATGGGGGCCGTCTACAAGGTCTTCGACACGCTGCTCGCCCTTCCGGTCGCGCTGAAGGTGGTTCACACGCACGCCGACCGTGACGGCAACCGGCTCCTCCAGGAGGTGCGGCTCGCGCGGGCCATCACGCACCCGGCCGTGTGCCGGACGTACGATGCCGGGGAAGTCGAGGGACGCCGGTACTTCACCATGGAGTACGTGGACGGCGAGGACCTCGCGACGCTGTTGCGCCGCGTCGGCCGGTTGCCCCCGTCGCGGGTGGCGACGCTCGCCCGGCAGCTCTGCGCCGGACTGGCCGCGGCGCACGCGCGAGGGGTGCTGCATCGCGACCTGAAGCCCGCCAACGTCATGCTGGACCGGCGGGGCGACATCCGCATCACCGATTTCGGCATCGCGGTGGCGATGGGCCCGTCGACACCCGGCCGGCAGATGGCGGGCACGCCCGCCTACATGGCGCCCGAGGTCCTCGCCGGAGGGCCAGCCTCGCAGGCCAGTGACGTCCATGCCCTCGGCATCGTCCTCTATGAACTCCTGACCGGCGCACATCCGGCCAGCGCCGCGGCGCACCCCGGCGCGCCGATCCCGCGCCCCTCGCAATTGGTGAGCGACGTGCCGGCGGGCCTCGACGAGGTCATCATGGCGGCCTTGGCCCCGGTGTCGGCCCGGCCCGCGTCGGCCCTCGCACTGGCCGCCGCCCTTCCTGGCGGCGACGTGCTGGCCCTGGCCAGGGATGCCGGCCTGACACCCCCGCCGCAGGTGGTGGCTGGGGCGGGTGGCCTTGGTGCGCTCGCCGGGGGCGAGGCCCGTCGATGGCTCGCGGTCTGGGCCATCGGCCTGGTAATCGTGATGGGCGCACCCGGCCGGCGCGCCCTCGACCGCCTGCCGATGGAAGACCCACCGGCGGTGCTGGCCGCGCAGGCCGAGGCTCGGCTTCGGACGGTGGCGGCCTTTGCGCGTCCGGCGCGCTGGACGCATCGCTTTCAGCCCGCCGGGGCCTCTGGTCTCGAGTGGATGGCGCCTGCCGGCGATCCGGCGGAGGGCGCATGGGTCGTCTATCGGGAAGGCCCGGCCTCGGCAGCATCGGGCGGCAGTCACGCGGGCAGGCGAGACGACCTGTCGGTGGACACCCCGATGCCCGTGACCCCGGGCAGTGCCGCGGTGGCGGTCAACGCGCGCGGCCACCTGCGTCGGCTCCGGATCGTGCCTCTCAGGACGCCGGCGGCAGACGCGAGTGCGGCCGTCTCCTCGCCGTGGGCGGCACTGTGGGCGTGGAGTGGCATCGATCCGGCGAGCGTGGTGACCGAGACGGCGACCGGCACCGAGCCACAGCCCTTCGCCGACCGGGTATGGGCCTGGACCGGACGGCTCACCACTGGGGCCCAGGTGCGGATCGAGGCCGCCACGCTGGGCGGAACGCTCACGATGTTCCGGGTGCTGCCGCCGGGGTCGTCGGTGGTGACGGACGGCGTGTCAGGCGCAGATGCGGGCACCGTCGTGCCGATCGTGCTCGCGCTGGCGCTCACTGCAGGCGGCCTCGCGCTGGCCTGGCGCAACGTTCGCAGCGGGCGCGGCGATGGCGTCGGCGCGACGCGCCTGGGGGGGTTCACCTTCGTGGTCCTGTCCGGCACGGCGCTGCTCGATGCCGACTGGCGGGTGCTCGGCACCGATCCGCAGCTTCCCTGGACGGTTGCAGGGATGGCGATGGTCGGCGCAGCGCTGACCGGCATCTTCTACCTCGCCTCGGAGCCGACGGTCCGGCGGCACTGGCCGGAAAGCCTGGTGGCCTGGACGCGGTTGATGGCCGGGCGGGTGCGGGATCCCCGGGTCGGCCGGGAGGTGCTGGTCGGGGCGACGATGGCCGTGGCACTCGCCGCGCTCGGCGGGCTCCTGCCGGCCGCAGCGGTGCCCCCGAGCCCTCAGGATCTGGACGCAGCCGGCGCGCTGATGGGAAGCCGCCACCTGGTGGCGGCGTGGCTGGACCTGCTGCCGCGGTCGGTGCTGGGCGGCATGATCCACGCCGTGCTGTTCGCGTTGGCGGTGCGGGGGCTCGGCCGCCGGGACCTGGCCGTGGTGGCGTCGGGTGGGCTGTTCGTATTGCTGGGGGCGCTGTCGGGCTCGACCGGCGCGGCGCTGGTGATCGAGGCGCTGCTGTCGGGGGTCCGGCTCGTGCTGCTCACTCGCGTGGGCCTGCTCGCACTCGTCGGGCATCTGTACTCCCTGCAGGTCGTTACCAGCCTCCCCCTGGCCCTCCGGGTGGACTGGCGCCTCGAGTACTCGCTGACGACAGCGCTGATGCTGACGGCGCTGGTGATCACCGCCGCTCGAGTGGCCATCGGGCGTTCCGGGTTCGCGGCCGAGAGGACGGCCACTGCCCCGTCCCCTCGGGCCTGA
- the rpsO gene encoding 30S ribosomal protein S15, translating into MALTKDRKTNLIEDFRQHESDTGSPEVQVAILSERITYLTEHFKTHAKDHHSRRGLLKLVGQRRRLLDYVKAKNTDRYAQLIKRLGIRK; encoded by the coding sequence GTGGCATTGACGAAGGACCGCAAGACCAACCTGATCGAGGATTTCCGCCAGCACGAGTCCGATACGGGCTCTCCCGAAGTGCAGGTGGCCATCCTGAGCGAGCGCATCACGTACCTGACCGAGCACTTCAAGACGCACGCGAAGGACCACCACTCCCGCCGTGGCCTCCTGAAGCTGGTGGGCCAGCGTCGCCGGTTGCTCGATTACGTGAAGGCCAAGAACACCGACCGCTACGCCCAGCTGATCAAGCGCCTGGGCATCCGCAAGTAG
- the pnp gene encoding polyribonucleotide nucleotidyltransferase: MHTRSLELGSRALSFETGKLAKQADGSVLVRMGDTVVLVSACHAASPRQGIDFLPLTVDYREFTYASGRIPGGFFKREGKPTEKEVLTSRLIDRPIRPLFPAGWAFETQVIAMVISADTDYDSDVLAVTGAGCALALSEMPFLKTIAGVRVGQVDGQYVINPTFAQRKQSALDLIIAGSADAIMMVEAGAQEVSEETMVGALDAGHAAIKQIVATIDDLAKAAGKKKIVMPVKEVAHDFYREVEEKVYLPLADAMRIKDKLENYSRVDQVLADLVASIPEEEVERRVEAKKIFKGLKEKVMRDEALERGKRLDGRSFEQIRPIWTEVSVLPRVHGSAVFTRGETQALVTATLGTADDQQKIETMDGETYKRFMLHYNFPPFSVGEVGFMRGPGRREVGHGALAERALAPVIPAEADFPYTVRVVSDILESNGSSSMASVCGGSMAMMDAGVPLRAPVAGVAMGLIMDEATGKYAVLTDIAGAEDHYGDMDFKVAGTAQGITALQMDIKVSGITMEIMRQALAQALKGRLEILGKMAESIAAPRTQTSQWAPRIVSIRIPVDKIRDVIGPGGKMIRSIIDRTGVKIDVEDDGRINVASNDEASAARALAIIQELTATPEVGKTYMGKVQRIADFGAFVEIMPGVDGLLHVSEIALHRVKDVRDELKEGEQLLVKVLNVDPSGKIRLSRKALLQEEQPKAE; this comes from the coding sequence ATGCACACACGCAGTCTCGAGCTCGGATCCCGGGCTCTCTCGTTCGAAACCGGCAAGCTCGCCAAGCAGGCCGACGGCTCCGTCCTCGTCCGGATGGGCGACACCGTCGTCCTCGTCAGCGCCTGCCACGCCGCGTCGCCGCGCCAGGGCATCGACTTCCTGCCGCTGACGGTGGACTACCGCGAGTTCACCTACGCCTCGGGTCGCATCCCGGGCGGCTTCTTCAAGCGCGAAGGCAAGCCGACCGAGAAGGAAGTGCTCACCAGCCGCCTGATCGACCGGCCGATCCGCCCGCTCTTCCCGGCCGGCTGGGCGTTCGAGACGCAGGTCATCGCGATGGTGATCTCGGCCGACACCGACTACGACTCCGACGTCCTGGCGGTGACCGGCGCGGGCTGCGCGCTGGCGCTGTCGGAGATGCCGTTCCTCAAGACCATCGCCGGCGTCCGCGTCGGCCAGGTGGACGGCCAGTACGTGATCAACCCGACCTTCGCGCAGCGCAAGCAGAGCGCGCTCGACCTGATCATCGCCGGGAGCGCCGACGCGATCATGATGGTGGAGGCCGGGGCGCAGGAGGTCAGCGAGGAGACGATGGTGGGCGCGCTCGACGCGGGCCACGCCGCCATCAAGCAGATCGTCGCGACGATCGACGACCTCGCCAAGGCCGCCGGCAAGAAGAAGATCGTGATGCCCGTCAAGGAAGTCGCCCACGACTTCTACCGCGAGGTCGAGGAGAAGGTGTACCTGCCCCTCGCCGACGCGATGCGCATCAAGGACAAGCTCGAGAACTACAGCCGCGTCGACCAGGTGCTGGCCGACCTGGTCGCCTCCATCCCCGAGGAAGAGGTCGAGCGTCGCGTCGAGGCCAAGAAGATCTTCAAGGGCCTGAAGGAAAAGGTCATGCGCGACGAGGCCCTCGAGCGCGGCAAGCGCCTCGACGGCCGCTCGTTCGAGCAGATCCGCCCGATCTGGACCGAGGTCTCGGTGCTTCCCCGCGTGCACGGCTCGGCCGTCTTCACGCGTGGCGAGACGCAGGCCCTCGTCACCGCCACCCTCGGCACTGCGGACGACCAGCAGAAGATCGAGACGATGGACGGCGAGACCTACAAGCGCTTCATGCTCCACTACAACTTCCCGCCGTTCTCGGTGGGTGAGGTGGGCTTCATGCGCGGCCCGGGCCGCCGCGAGGTGGGCCACGGCGCCCTCGCCGAGCGCGCCCTCGCCCCGGTCATCCCGGCCGAGGCCGACTTCCCGTACACCGTCCGCGTCGTCTCCGACATCCTCGAGAGCAACGGCTCCTCGTCGATGGCCAGCGTCTGCGGCGGGTCGATGGCGATGATGGACGCGGGCGTGCCGCTGCGCGCGCCGGTGGCCGGCGTCGCCATGGGCCTCATCATGGACGAGGCCACCGGCAAGTACGCGGTGCTGACCGACATCGCCGGCGCCGAGGACCACTACGGCGACATGGACTTCAAGGTGGCCGGCACCGCGCAGGGCATCACCGCCCTGCAGATGGACATCAAGGTCTCCGGCATCACGATGGAGATCATGCGCCAGGCGCTCGCCCAGGCGCTGAAGGGCCGCCTCGAGATCCTCGGCAAGATGGCCGAGTCGATCGCGGCGCCGCGCACCCAGACCTCGCAGTGGGCGCCGCGCATCGTGTCGATCAGGATCCCGGTCGACAAGATCCGCGACGTCATCGGGCCCGGCGGCAAGATGATCCGCAGCATCATCGACCGCACCGGCGTCAAGATCGACGTCGAGGACGATGGCCGCATCAACGTGGCGAGCAACGACGAGGCCTCCGCGGCCCGCGCCCTGGCGATCATCCAGGAACTCACCGCGACGCCCGAGGTCGGCAAGACCTACATGGGCAAGGTGCAGCGCATCGCCGACTTCGGCGCGTTCGTCGAGATCATGCCGGGCGTGGACGGCCTCCTGCACGTGTCGGAGATCGCCCTGCACCGCGTGAAGGACGTGCGCGACGAGCTGAAGGAAGGCGAGCAGCTCCTCGTGAAGGTGCTCAACGTCGACCCCTCGGGCAAGATTCGCCTGAGCCGCAAGGCCCTCCTCCAGGAGGAGCAGCCGAAGGCCGAATAG
- a CDS encoding serine/threonine-protein kinase: MPSLATEADATAHAGGAVVHDLGLGAPRRIGPYTITGVLGTGGMGVVYRATQEEPLRREVALKLVRRGLDTERLIARFDAERLVLARMNHSGVARVFDAGATVDGRPYFVMELVQGLPLTEYCDARRAPLRERLGLFVSTCRAVQHAHQKGIVHRDLKPSNILVSDEEGAPTTKVIDFGIAKVVADDGPDRHLLTREGQFVGTPEYMSPEQAGVLEADVDTRTDVYALGVVLYELLAGRKPHRFTSGTRDQLHSVLRDASVARPSTAVGVAPARARFTAAPAPAPGEWLAIAAARQTTPERLRRLLAGDLDTIVLKAMAFEPARRYGSVDQLADDVERYLQGEPVLARPDSWAYRTRKFIGRHRLAVAGAALAAVALIAVSAVTAIQSARVARERDRAEQALARASAVNRFLVDMFGQADPRQALGESLTAEQMLERAATRLQTTMRGEPQVRGELLQSLADVYKQLGKYDVSERLNAEAVVMRRGGDALVLADSLDALGDVRRYAGRPDEAVPPLEEALAIRRRLLPAVHRDVAETYNNLGLVRQAQGRHAEAEALHRTGLAMWEQLQAREEGEDLVALGLTNLGRAVRAQGRSEEAAALFQRALDIRRRVLPANNPRIGSSLSYLGLTHLDANRPAEALVLFKQALAIREATLGGKHPQTQQSRVQVARASWRLGDVPTARREAGAVVSAAVGNPNASPVTVGEARVLLAHVALAAGQATQARAELTEARRLLAGDRGGSLRPEVDALAARLDARP; this comes from the coding sequence GTGCCGTCCCTCGCCACCGAGGCCGACGCCACCGCGCACGCCGGCGGCGCGGTGGTGCACGACCTCGGGCTGGGCGCCCCCCGCCGCATCGGGCCGTACACGATCACCGGCGTGCTCGGCACCGGCGGCATGGGCGTGGTGTACCGCGCCACGCAGGAAGAGCCGCTGCGGCGCGAGGTGGCGCTCAAGCTGGTGCGCCGCGGCCTGGACACCGAGCGGCTGATCGCGCGGTTCGACGCCGAGCGACTCGTCCTCGCGCGCATGAACCACTCCGGCGTCGCGCGCGTGTTCGACGCCGGCGCCACCGTCGACGGGCGACCGTACTTCGTCATGGAACTGGTGCAGGGCCTGCCCCTCACCGAGTACTGTGACGCACGCCGCGCGCCGCTGCGCGAGCGCCTCGGCCTGTTCGTCAGCACGTGCCGCGCCGTGCAGCACGCGCACCAGAAGGGCATCGTCCACCGCGACCTCAAGCCCTCGAACATCCTCGTGTCCGACGAGGAGGGCGCACCGACCACCAAGGTGATCGACTTCGGCATCGCCAAGGTGGTGGCCGATGACGGCCCGGACCGTCACCTGCTGACGCGAGAGGGACAGTTCGTCGGCACGCCGGAGTACATGAGTCCGGAACAGGCTGGCGTGCTCGAGGCCGACGTCGACACGCGCACCGACGTCTACGCACTCGGCGTCGTGCTGTACGAACTGCTGGCGGGCCGCAAGCCGCACCGCTTCACCTCCGGCACGCGCGACCAGCTGCACAGCGTGCTGCGCGATGCGTCCGTGGCGCGACCGAGCACCGCCGTGGGCGTCGCCCCGGCGCGCGCCAGGTTCACGGCCGCCCCGGCGCCTGCGCCTGGCGAGTGGCTGGCGATCGCCGCAGCGCGACAGACCACGCCCGAGCGCCTGCGCCGGCTGCTGGCCGGCGACCTCGACACGATCGTGCTCAAGGCGATGGCCTTCGAGCCGGCGCGGCGCTACGGCTCGGTCGACCAACTGGCCGACGACGTCGAGCGATACCTGCAGGGCGAGCCGGTCCTCGCCCGACCGGATTCGTGGGCGTACCGGACGCGCAAGTTCATCGGCCGTCACCGGTTGGCCGTGGCGGGCGCCGCCCTCGCGGCCGTGGCGCTGATCGCCGTCTCGGCGGTCACCGCCATCCAGTCGGCGCGCGTGGCTCGCGAGCGCGATCGAGCCGAACAGGCGCTGGCGCGCGCGTCGGCGGTGAACCGGTTCCTCGTGGACATGTTCGGCCAGGCCGACCCGCGGCAGGCCCTCGGCGAGTCCCTCACGGCCGAGCAGATGCTGGAACGTGCGGCGACGCGCCTCCAGACGACCATGCGAGGCGAGCCGCAGGTACGCGGCGAGCTGCTGCAATCGCTCGCGGACGTCTACAAGCAGCTCGGCAAGTACGACGTGTCCGAGCGGCTCAACGCCGAAGCCGTGGTGATGCGCCGCGGCGGTGATGCGCTCGTCCTGGCCGACAGCCTCGACGCGCTCGGCGACGTGCGTCGCTATGCAGGTCGGCCCGACGAGGCGGTGCCGCCTCTCGAGGAAGCCCTGGCGATCAGGCGCCGCCTGCTGCCCGCCGTCCACCGCGACGTCGCCGAGACGTACAACAACCTCGGACTCGTGCGCCAGGCGCAGGGCCGCCATGCAGAGGCCGAGGCGCTGCATCGCACGGGCCTGGCGATGTGGGAACAGCTGCAGGCGAGGGAAGAGGGCGAGGATCTCGTCGCGCTCGGGCTCACCAACCTCGGGCGCGCCGTGCGCGCCCAGGGTCGCAGCGAGGAAGCCGCGGCGCTCTTCCAGCGCGCACTCGACATCCGGCGACGGGTCCTGCCCGCCAACAACCCACGGATCGGCAGCAGCCTGTCGTACCTGGGACTGACGCACCTCGACGCCAATCGTCCGGCCGAGGCTCTCGTGCTCTTCAAGCAGGCGCTGGCCATCAGGGAGGCGACGCTGGGTGGGAAACACCCACAGACCCAGCAGTCGCGCGTGCAGGTCGCGCGCGCCTCATGGCGACTGGGCGACGTGCCGACGGCCCGGCGCGAGGCCGGCGCCGTCGTCTCGGCGGCCGTGGGCAACCCCAATGCGTCACCGGTCACGGTGGGCGAGGCCCGCGTGCTGTTGGCGCATGTCGCCCTTGCCGCCGGCCAGGCAACGCAGGCACGTGCAGAACTGACCGAGGCGCGTCGTCTGCTGGCCGGTGACCGCGGCGGCTCGCTGCGTCCCGAGGTGGACGCACTCGCCGCACGCCTCGATGCGCGTCCCTGA
- a CDS encoding cupredoxin domain-containing protein, whose translation MNTTKTATDHGRGTTRRAVLQRLAATCWAGLAVQPAPEPAGRRSFTITARKYAFEPEVIDVRRNDVVRLTITSADIAHSFTVDAYRIQKRIPPGGSVTFEFRADEVGRFPFYCSMRADEGCQEMQGELIVR comes from the coding sequence ATGAACACGACGAAGACGGCGACCGACCATGGCCGCGGGACCACGAGGCGCGCGGTGCTGCAGCGACTGGCGGCGACCTGCTGGGCCGGCCTCGCCGTGCAGCCGGCGCCGGAGCCGGCCGGGCGTCGCAGCTTCACGATCACGGCGCGCAAGTACGCGTTCGAGCCCGAGGTGATCGACGTGCGCCGCAACGACGTGGTGCGACTCACCATCACTTCCGCCGACATCGCCCACAGCTTCACCGTGGATGCCTATCGCATCCAGAAGCGCATCCCGCCGGGCGGCAGCGTCACGTTCGAGTTCCGCGCCGACGAGGTCGGTCGCTTCCCGTTCTACTGCAGCATGCGCGCCGACGAGGGCTGCCAGGAGATGCAGGGCGAGTTGATCGTGCGGTAG
- a CDS encoding M48 family metallopeptidase: MNEDKGTRYRRAERGLRLLEVTAAGVVLLAMACSPLPVAIARRVTGAAALAPAAPLPGPLQGLAAAAVIAASLALAALAAAPFANRRLGGLAARYNLPVVSARHLARERLRHGLATVAGGALGWWVFAALSQFTPWLGGLATAALLLVVAGAVMLLAPWLILLSPRVRPMSDETTTGRLHALASRAGLRLAGLHEWVFAEQGDHANAALVGVLGPRRLLLSDTLVAGCPPDEMDVVVAHELGHHAHGHTWTRVRAQAAVLVLAVLAAQAGAAGPARWVGRTGGITDPASVAWMLVGAGLAWLAARPWLLAQSRLHEAEADAFALDLTGRPEVLERVLTRLGARNLASEEDSLLTRAFFLTHPPIPQRIAAARRAAQSTDPAGRP; encoded by the coding sequence GTGAACGAAGACAAGGGCACTCGCTATCGCCGCGCCGAGCGCGGCCTCCGGCTGCTGGAGGTGACGGCAGCCGGCGTGGTGCTCCTCGCGATGGCCTGCAGCCCCCTTCCCGTCGCCATCGCCCGCCGCGTGACGGGCGCCGCGGCCCTCGCGCCTGCTGCACCGCTCCCCGGGCCGCTTCAGGGCCTGGCCGCTGCCGCGGTCATCGCGGCCAGCCTGGCGCTCGCAGCGTTGGCGGCCGCCCCCTTCGCCAACCGCCGACTGGGCGGACTAGCGGCGCGCTACAACCTGCCCGTGGTGTCGGCACGCCACCTCGCGCGTGAGCGCCTTCGGCACGGTCTTGCCACTGTGGCAGGAGGTGCACTCGGCTGGTGGGTGTTCGCCGCGCTCTCGCAGTTCACGCCGTGGCTTGGCGGACTGGCGACGGCGGCGTTGCTGCTCGTCGTGGCGGGGGCCGTCATGCTGTTGGCGCCGTGGCTGATCCTGCTGTCGCCGCGGGTGCGGCCGATGAGCGACGAGACGACCACGGGTCGTCTGCACGCCCTCGCCTCTCGGGCCGGGCTGCGCCTCGCTGGCCTGCACGAGTGGGTCTTCGCCGAGCAGGGCGATCACGCCAACGCGGCGCTGGTCGGCGTGCTCGGGCCGCGACGGCTGCTGCTCTCGGACACCCTGGTCGCAGGATGCCCGCCCGACGAGATGGACGTGGTGGTGGCGCACGAGCTCGGTCACCACGCCCACGGCCACACGTGGACCCGGGTGCGGGCGCAGGCCGCCGTGCTGGTGCTCGCGGTGCTTGCCGCCCAGGCGGGCGCCGCGGGACCGGCCCGCTGGGTGGGCCGCACGGGCGGCATCACCGATCCGGCGTCGGTGGCCTGGATGCTGGTGGGCGCGGGCCTGGCCTGGCTGGCCGCACGCCCGTGGCTGCTCGCCCAGTCCCGGCTGCACGAGGCCGAGGCCGACGCCTTCGCCCTCGACCTCACCGGCCGCCCGGAGGTGCTCGAGCGCGTGCTCACGCGTCTGGGGGCGCGCAACCTGGCCAGCGAGGAGGACTCGCTGCTCACCCGTGCGTTCTTCCTCACGCATCCACCGATCCCGCAGCGCATCGCCGCCGCGCGCCGCGCGGCGCAATCGACCGATCCCGCGGGCCGCCCGTAG